In the genome of Candidatus Ornithobacterium hominis, the window GGCAATCTACCCTGGATGTGAGAAATTAAAAGGCGACAAAAGAAAATTAATTGCTTGTTTCCAGCAAGAGATTAGTAAAGACATCCTACGCTATCTAGATATGGAATTTCCAAATGTAGATAAGCAATCCGTGGCTGTTCGTTTAAAATTTCACGTGACAACAGAAGGTTATATTGCCGACGTTGATCCTGAGATGGGTGACGATGTCTTTAAACCTCAAGCAAAAAGAGCTTTAGAAAAAGCAGCGGATTATCTAAAGAGAAAAGGAAATAAAATTGAGCCAGCAAAAATGGCAGATGGTTCAAATGCAACATTAATTTTTAACATCCCTGTGAAACTAAATAATCCTAATTATTAAAAAAAATGGATTAAAAATTCAGAAAAAGCCTGTATGTAACTTACAGGCTTTTGTGTTTTTATATAAAATAGAGATAATGAATTGAAACAAAAATAAATGCAACAAAAACTTCTATCCACAAGGATTTTTAAGCAAAGAGATTATTTCAATAATCTTTAATTACAAGTTAAGCGACAGCAACACAGCAAATAAGCGACTCGTAGCGAAATCAAATGAACGCATGACAGAACAGAATATATTATGGAAGAAGAATATTTGAAGATTCAAAAAATAATTAGTAACATTCTATTAAGCGTGTGATTTTAAAAGATATATTTCAGATTTATTAATCTGAGTCTTTTGCCAAAAAGAAGGTAAATGAACAAGAATAATAATACTTCCATTTAGGGTAAGCATTGTTGATTTTTTATAAGAACTCCCAACACTAATTTATTTAATTATAACACATTTTTAGGACGCTACAAAAAAATAAACTAAATTTATATTGAAATAAATTCTTATATGAAGCATTTTTTATTTATTCTATTTTTTAGTGTATTTTCTTTGGCTCAAAACAGCTCAGAAAATCATAGTCATAGAAGTGAAATCATAAAAGAAAATAAAATAAAAGGTCTCGTTAAAATCTATCCAAATCCTGCTTCTACCATAATCGTGGTAGAAACAACTAAAGATGTGAAAATGAATAACATCACTATTTATTCCTTATTGGGGAATAAAGTTTATGACGAAAAACTCACAAAAGAAAAAAAAATAACTTTAAATCTATCTAAAATAAAAAATGGTAAATATTTCATTAAAATACTTTTAGAGAATAATGAATTACTCGTAAAGTCTTTTATTAAAAACTAATTTTACAAAAAAATCTAGATTGCTATAAATGAGAAATAACTTTATAACTTCAATTTCAGATTATAATTTGCAACCAACGGGAAGCGTAAAAGCGAAAGGCTTTAGCAATATTGCACTCATCAAATATTGGGGGAAATACAGCAAACAAATTCCAGCAAATCCCTCACTAAGTTTTACCCTAAGCGAGGCATTCACTCAAACAGAATTGAAATTTAAAGAAAAAAGAGGAAAAAAAACCAATATTCAGGTATTTCTTGATGGCACAAATCAACCTGATTTTGCTCCAAAAATTGAAAAATTTTTTCAGTCAATTATTGATTACATTCCATTCATTCACTATTACGATTTTGAAGTCCATACGCACAACAGCTTTCCTCACAGTAGCGGCATAGCGTCTTCGGCTTCTGGGATGAGTGCTTTGGCGAGTTGTCTTATCCAAATGGAAGAAGAATTTGGCTACAAAAATGAGAAGGCTATAGAAAAAGCTTCATTTTTAGCACGTTTGGGGTCAGGAAGTGCATCGCGCTCCTTATATCCAGGCGCTGTGGTTTGGGGGAAAACAGCAGAAATAGAAGGCAGTAACAATGAATTTAGCATCTCGATTAATCACAGAATAAACCCGATTTTTCAAGACTTTCAGGATTGTATTTTATTGATTCACAAAGGGAAAAAGAGAGTTTCAAGCACATTGGGACATCAATTGATGAATGAACATCTATTTGCAGAGCAGCGATTTAAGCAAGCAGATCAAAATTTGAAAATTTTACTTAAAGCTTTAGAACAGGCTGATATAGATACATTTATAAGAATTGTAGAAAAGGAAGCTCTAAGTCTTCATGCGATGATGATGACTTCAGACCCTTATTTTATCTTGATGGAACCCCAGACGGTAAAAGCAATCCAAGAAATTTGGCGTTTCAGAGAAGAAACAGGAGAAAAAATTTGTTTTACCTTAGATGCTGGCGCTAATGTGCATGTGCTCTACCCAAAGCAAAGTGAAAAAAATATTCTCACATTCATCAATGAAAGATTGAAGTCGCTGTGTGAGAATCAAGAAATGCTGATGGATTACGTTAATCAAAAAATCTGATGAAATCTTTTATTTCTAACTGTACCAAAGAGATTTTAAAAAATCATTCAAGCCTTGAAAAAATTTCTATCGTAGTACCAGGAAATCGTTCCAAACAATTTTTTCGGTCTGCAATTTTGAGCCAAAATTACACCGGTGTGATGCCACAATTCTTTAGTATAGAAGAATTGCTTTCTGCTATGGCTGATTTAGTGAAAATCAAGGGTGTACCGTTGTGGTTTGAGGCATATTCCGTTTACAAAAACATTGCTGAAGAAGCGGAAAGTTTTGAGGATTTCATCAAGTGGATTCCCACTTTGCTCAAAGATTTTGATGACATAGAAAATGAAAGTGTAGATGCAAAAACGCTTTTCCAGGCGTTGGCTTCTGATGAAAGAATGAAAATCTGGAGTCAGGAGATAGAAATCGGGCAAAATCAAATCATGCAAAATTATTTAGGATTTTGGTCGATGGCAGAAAAATTTTTTAAGGCTTTAAAAATTTATCTAGAAAATAAAGGTTTAGGTTTCAGGGGAATGATTGCTCGGCAAGCGGTAGAGAATGCAGAGAAGTATATAGAAAACAATGGGGATTTCTACTACTTCTGCGGATTTAATGCACTCACCAAGACTGAAAAGTTACTGATACAGAAATTGATAGAAACAGAAAGAGCAGCTTGCTTGTGGGATGCCGATGAATATTATCTCAACGACCCTATTCAGGAAGCTGGTTTTTTCTTGCGCCAACATCAGAAGAGTTTAGCATCGTTTCAGTTTGTGAGTCATCATTTTTCAGAACCAAAAGATTTTCAAGTCATTCAAGCGCCAGACCAAGTAAGCCAAGCCAAAATTGCTGGAGAAATTTTAAGCAAATTGAAGCCAGAACAGGTCGCCAAAACAGCTTTGATTTTGGCAGATGAGCAGTTGCTACCAGCAGTTTTGAACTCTCTGCCGCCCAACATTGAGAAAGTGAATGTGACGATGGGTATAGCACTTCAAAATTTACCCATGTCCAATTTTTTTCGCTCGGTCATTGAGTTACACATGAATAGAGATAAATTTGGAGGAGCATTTTATTATCAAAACCTTTTTAGCGTTTTAAAACAAAATCTTTTTTCTGAATTTTATCAAGATGAATTTTTGAAAATAAACCTTGAGGTTCAGCAGAAAAATAAAGCTTTTTTCCAGCCGAGTGAATTAAACTTCACCAAATTGGCCGGGATTTTTAAAGGCTTAAAAAATCCGAAAGAATTAGTGCGAGAATTACAAAAATTCATACTAGAAATTAAGGGTTTTAAAAACTTCACAACCTTCGAAAAAGAATGTCTTTATCATTTTGAATCAATTTTCATTCAGCTGGAAACGCTAATGCACAGAAATTTTGAGCTAGAGAATTTCACTACTTTTTATTGGCTTTATAAACAGATTTTAGCTGCAGAAAGTTTAAGCTTCATTGGCGAGCCACAGCAGGGATTACAGATTTTGGGAATGCTAGAGACGCGTTTGTTGGATTTTGAGCAGGTGATTATGACTTCCGTGAATGAGGGAACGCTGCCACTGGGGAGGCAAGAAAACACCTTTATCCCGTTTGAGTTTAGAAAAAGAAGTCAACTCAATACATTTCTAGAAAATGATGCGATTTATGCCTATCATTTTTACCATGTCATCCAGCGATGCCAGAGGGCAGATTTTATTTACAATTCAAACACAGAAAGTTTAGGTAAGGGTGAAAAAAGTCGATTTCTGAGGCAACTGGAGCTGGAGAGTCCACACCAAATTCAGCAAGTGATGCTTGCTCCAGAGAAAATTAAGCCTACTGAAATTTTTCAAGGCTTTAAAAAAACTCAATTGATTTTAAATGAAATAGAATCTTGGAAAAAAAGAATTTCGCCCTCTTCGCTAGCCGCTTATGTTAAAAATCCTATTGATTTTTATCAGCGTTATTTGTTGAAAATAAGAGATTCAGATGAATTAGAAGAGCACGCAGGTTTTATTACTTTAGGTAATATCGTTCATGAATGTTTAGAAGAGCTTTACAGACCATATTTGAACGAAATTTTGACACCACAGCTCTACCAAAAAATTAAAAAATATTTGCCTGAGGTTCTTCATCAGAAAATGATTGACCATTTGTTATTTGATAATGCTTTGCGAGGTAAGAATATCATCATCAAATCAGTCATAGAAGAAATGCTGAAAAATGCGATACACAAAGATGAGAAATCGATGCAAGGGCAAGAATTAATTTTAAAAGGCTTAGAAGAAAAATGTAGCGCGACTTATCTGTTTCAAGATTTACAAGTCACTTTTCATGGCGTGATAGACCGCATAGATAGTTACAATGGAGTCCACCGTCTCATTGATTACAAGACTGGAGGGTTCAGTGCTTCAAACGTGAAAATCAAATCAGGTAAAATAGAGGATTTGCAAATCAATGCAGATTATGCCAAAGCCGTGCAACTCATTATTTACGCTTATATGTTTTTAAGCAAGAATAAAACAGAAAAAGTAATGAGTGGTATTTTCCCACTCAAACACCTTAGCCAAGATTTGACATTTCTGCAATATGAGCAAGAGTATTTATTTGGTATAGAAGAAATTGAGCCACTGATGGCACAGGTGGCAAGCATTATTTTAGAAATTCAAGACCCATCAATTGATTTTGAAGAAAAAATTTAAGGCTTTAAAAAATTAAATCACAAAACGAAAGACTTCCTGTGCCATAAAGTTTTCATTCTGTATCCTTGTTTTCAGTGCTTTTATTGCCCTATTATTGCATTTGGATTTTTTTTGAATTTAGCATTAAAATCATTGATTAATTGCCTTGCATGCTGAGCCTCAGGAGATTGCGTATATTGAGTTGAAATGCGTTCTAGTGCTTTCAAATAATCTTCTGCACCATGAGTTTTAATCAACGAAAAGGCTTCGATGAATTCAATTTTGATGAAAATAGGTTCTTCTGCAAAATCGGTTTGGGCTTTTTGGTAAAGCTCATGTACACCTTCAAAGTTTTGTTGTGCATACAAATCAT includes:
- a CDS encoding T9SS type A sorting domain-containing protein — its product is MKHFLFILFFSVFSLAQNSSENHSHRSEIIKENKIKGLVKIYPNPASTIIVVETTKDVKMNNITIYSLLGNKVYDEKLTKEKKITLNLSKIKNGKYFIKILLENNELLVKSFIKN
- a CDS encoding diphosphomevalonate/mevalonate 3,5-bisphosphate decarboxylase family protein; amino-acid sequence: MRNNFITSISDYNLQPTGSVKAKGFSNIALIKYWGKYSKQIPANPSLSFTLSEAFTQTELKFKEKRGKKTNIQVFLDGTNQPDFAPKIEKFFQSIIDYIPFIHYYDFEVHTHNSFPHSSGIASSASGMSALASCLIQMEEEFGYKNEKAIEKASFLARLGSGSASRSLYPGAVVWGKTAEIEGSNNEFSISINHRINPIFQDFQDCILLIHKGKKRVSSTLGHQLMNEHLFAEQRFKQADQNLKILLKALEQADIDTFIRIVEKEALSLHAMMMTSDPYFILMEPQTVKAIQEIWRFREETGEKICFTLDAGANVHVLYPKQSEKNILTFINERLKSLCENQEMLMDYVNQKI
- a CDS encoding PD-(D/E)XK nuclease family protein; the protein is MKSFISNCTKEILKNHSSLEKISIVVPGNRSKQFFRSAILSQNYTGVMPQFFSIEELLSAMADLVKIKGVPLWFEAYSVYKNIAEEAESFEDFIKWIPTLLKDFDDIENESVDAKTLFQALASDERMKIWSQEIEIGQNQIMQNYLGFWSMAEKFFKALKIYLENKGLGFRGMIARQAVENAEKYIENNGDFYYFCGFNALTKTEKLLIQKLIETERAACLWDADEYYLNDPIQEAGFFLRQHQKSLASFQFVSHHFSEPKDFQVIQAPDQVSQAKIAGEILSKLKPEQVAKTALILADEQLLPAVLNSLPPNIEKVNVTMGIALQNLPMSNFFRSVIELHMNRDKFGGAFYYQNLFSVLKQNLFSEFYQDEFLKINLEVQQKNKAFFQPSELNFTKLAGIFKGLKNPKELVRELQKFILEIKGFKNFTTFEKECLYHFESIFIQLETLMHRNFELENFTTFYWLYKQILAAESLSFIGEPQQGLQILGMLETRLLDFEQVIMTSVNEGTLPLGRQENTFIPFEFRKRSQLNTFLENDAIYAYHFYHVIQRCQRADFIYNSNTESLGKGEKSRFLRQLELESPHQIQQVMLAPEKIKPTEIFQGFKKTQLILNEIESWKKRISPSSLAAYVKNPIDFYQRYLLKIRDSDELEEHAGFITLGNIVHECLEELYRPYLNEILTPQLYQKIKKYLPEVLHQKMIDHLLFDNALRGKNIIIKSVIEEMLKNAIHKDEKSMQGQELILKGLEEKCSATYLFQDLQVTFHGVIDRIDSYNGVHRLIDYKTGGFSASNVKIKSGKIEDLQINADYAKAVQLIIYAYMFLSKNKTEKVMSGIFPLKHLSQDLTFLQYEQEYLFGIEEIEPLMAQVASIILEIQDPSIDFEEKI